TTTAATCTTTGAAGAACGAAAATTGTCTCAAGCCTTCATCTTGAACAGTTCATTCCGAATATACTCGAAACGGGTGGCGGTGTAGCTCAGTTGGTAGAGCAGCGGACTCATAAGCCGCGCGTCGGGGGTTCAACTCCCTCCACCGCTACCAAAATCTGATACTCCCGGAGCCTTTTCCTGAGCAGATGCAATGACATAGGTATATTCCCAATCTCATGGTCATAAATTCTCACATCCTTTTTGCCAGTATTTCTGCTTGCCCATAAACGAGGATAGACATCGATTCGGTTCTGAAAAAGACTCCTAAACAGGGCTACCTTCTCGTCGTACCAGAGGTCTTAGAGATACTTTCAAATGCGGACTATAAAATTTCACAAGCAATTTGCATTGATTATACTAATTTATTCTCATATAATCATTTATAATCGGTAAACAATTAGTGGTATGGTTTATATTTTCCTTAGTAAAAAAATCTTTTCCCCGGTTTCATGAGAACAAGTTTTCGTAAGTTTTTATATTATCCTTTAAAACTAACTTAAGTTCGCTTTACTTCATCCCTCGTTCGCATGGGTATAAAGAGAGGGGTAATTTGGTTGCGGCGTAGCTGCGCTAAGAATTTTGCTAAACATAGCATAAAAGGAGGATTACTTTGAAGAAGATCGTAGCTATACTTATCATCGCTCTGTTTTGTGTTGCGCAAGCGGCTTGGGCGAATCCTTCAAGCCCCCGCGTTCGACTGGAAACCAATAAAGGTGCCATTATCCTGGAACTTGATTCAAAAGCTGCTCCGAAAACGGTTGAAAATTTTCTCTGCTATGTCAAGGATGGATTTTATAATGGTACCATCTTTCATCGGGTGATAAAAGGGTTTATGATACAGGGTGGAGGCTTAACTGATGATATGCGGGAGAGACCTACAGGGTCCCCGATCGCAAATGAGGCTGACAATGGACTCAAAAACCGGCGCGGTACAGTGGCTATGGCACGCACCATGGATCCCCACTCCGCCACTGTCCAATTCTTTATCAACACCGTGGATAATGCTTTCCTTGACCATAAAGGGAAAACCACCAATGGCTGGGGCTATTGCGTATTTGGTAAAGTTGTAGAGGGTATGAATGTGGTGGATACGATTGAAAACCTGCCTACCACAACCAAGTCAGGATTTCAGGATGTTCCTACTTCTCCTGTCGTCATTGAAAAGGCAATGACGCAGGAATAAGTTTGCGAAAATGGGAGTATCTCTGTAAGAAGTAATAAAATTTGTATGAAGGCAACCGATAATCAAGATGTGAAAGAAATTGATGAAGCCAATTGGGTAAAATGTACTGCGATGATTAAAGGGAATATAATGAACGACTTAAATAATCTGACATATACACGTCATCACAAGAAATGCAATTCTCCCAATCACTTCGAGCTGACATCTTCATAATGCAAACCTTCTTTTATCGCTTATTCATATGAAGGGATTAATCGGTTTTATCCTAATAATTATTATTTTTTTGCTTCTTTTGCTGTTGGCTTTTGGGTTGCTTAGAGTGGCACTGATAACCTTACCAGCTTGTGGTGTAGCAATATGTGTAATGCTTTTGACCCTCTATTTATTTCGTGCCGTCAAAATCCATCGTCTGAACTCTCACGGAACTTTAGCAAAGGTAGTGATAGTTCAGTTTGACGGACAGAAATTGAATTGGGATCTGGAAGAATCTCAAATTGAATTATATGCAAAAACAAAATTGGCGACGTTCTTAAGTATTATCTTAGGGATAACATCTATCTGGTCAATCCTGAGTATAATTTATAAAAAAGGTGCCTTTAATGGTCTAACGGGGTTTTCTTCCGATGTTAATCTGGCAATAGGATATATTATATCAGGAGTTGTCCTCATTGTAACAATATTCAAAGCAAAGCCTGGAGAAACCCTCAAAGATGCAATATGGGAGCGGGCTAGTCATTTGGTTCGTCAGACAAACACTCAGCTTGAAAGAATCAAGGAGTTATGCTCATTGGAAACTTCGATCAAATCGATTGCCTATCAATTGAAAGTCTCTTTTCCAATAGATTTTAAAACAGAAATTCAGGAGTTTGTCAATACTCATAAAAACGAACTTTTATCTGATACTTCCGCAGTGAATAATTTGATTATAGAAAATATTAAACGAGCCGAAGAAGACAGAATATATTTAGAAAAAGCAAACAATCATTATCGCGCTGCAATGAAACTATACACAGTTGTAGCTATTGAAGTAAACTGGACTGGCAGCATGCCACTTATAAAGGAAATGGAATATGATTATGAAGGTTTAACTTCTGAAAATCTAAAATCCCTTTTATGGAATAGAAAATGGGATGATTTTCATGATATAGTAAACGAAATTATGAGGGATCTTCAGCGACTGAGAGAACTGGCCATAAAATATCAGGAGGAGGGGTATAAAGAAGGGGCAAATGGTTATAAGAAAGAGACGGACGAAGAGAAAGCATACCGTATTATGGAAATTTCACCTGCCGCATCAGATGAACAAATTAAAAAGGCTTATAGGGAGTTGGTACTTAACTATCACCCTGACAATGCAGAACAAACCACTCTTGGCATAAAAAAATTGGCGGAAGAACGCTTCAAGGAGATTAACTGGGCATATGATTTCTTGAAAGGAATTCGAAACTTCTGTTAAGGAATGAAATACATGGATGATAAGAAATCTATAATTAATTTAACGAATACGGATAATACTCCCGCAAGCTTTCAGCAAAAAAATTGGGTCAAAAAACTTGTGGCGGCTTCAGGAAAACCGGTAGTGCCGCGAACATCGGGAAAGATTGTGTATCTTCTCGTGGATTGCTCAGGAAGCATGGCAGAAGGTAACAAAATAGCGCAGGCAAAAAAGGGTGCCATCGGCTTTGCCAAAGAAGCGCAAAGGATGGAATACTCTGTGGGTCTCATCCAATTTGCATCGCATGCTGAATCCGTACTTGAACCACAGAATGAACTTACAAGTCTTAATATCAAAGTTGAAAAACTATCAGCCAATGGTTCAACGAACATGGCGGCTGCTATCCAAATAGCAGGAGATAAACTTTTAGAGAAGGCTGGTGAGAAAGTAATTTGTGTTGTGACAGATGGAATGCCAGACGATAAAAAAGCCACCCTTGAAGCCGCGAATGAAATAAGAATGCAGGGAGTCGAAATTATGACCATTGGAACTGACGGTGCTGATAAAGAGTTCCTCGAAGAACTTGCGACACGAAAAGAACTTTCACTGAAGGTCCTAAGAGACCAACTTGAGCGGGGCATTGTTTCAATGGCGAAGATGTTGCCTCAAAAAATGGATAGCCAAAAACTATAGTAAGCTTTTTAAGAAGCCCGGTTGAGAAATTATTGCTTATTGAAGTGTAACTCGTTATTATTAGTTTGTCGAAGGAACATTCGTGATTATAATAATTCCAAAATCCCCATTTTTAAAATGGGGATTTTGGTTTATTTTTTTCGTATTTATAAACACAGGAGAAGGATTTACCCATGGGTTTAAATTGTGGCATTGTTGGATTACCGAACGTCGGAAAATCCACGATCTTTAATGCATTGACCTCTGCCAAGGCTGCCTCGGCAAATTATCCCTTTTGTACCATTGATCCCAATGTGGGTGTGGTTGCCGTACCGGATAGGCGTCTGGATAAGATAGCAGAAATAATTACTACTGAAAAAATTGTACCCACAACCGTTGAATTTGTAGATATCGCGGGGTTGGTGAAGGGTGCCAGTCAGGGAGAGGGTTTGGGAAATCAATTTTTGGGGCACATTAAGAATGTTAATGCCATTTTGCATGTGGTGCGTTGTTTTGAAAAAAGTGATATCATTCACGTAGAAGGTGGGATACACCCAATCCGTGATATCGAGATTATCAATACGGAATTAATCCTTGCAGATATGGATACGGTAGAAAAAAGGCTATTAAAGAACGAGAGACTTTTGAAAACCGGTGATAAAAATATTATTGCTGCCGTTGGCGTACTAAAAAAAGTCAGGGATGGCCTCAATGGTAATAAACCTGTCAGGTTATTATCTTTATCGGATGAGGAGAGAAAGCTCATCGAGGATATGCATTTAATGACTGAAAAGCCGGTATTATATGTTGTTAATGTCTTTGATTTTGAAAAAGATAAGCAATACATTGAAGAAGTCGGTAATTATGCAAAACAGGAAAATTCAAAATGCGTGGTCATTTCAGGGGACATCGAATCAGAGATAGCACAGATGGAATCAACTGAAAGAAAGACGTATTATGAGGAGATGGGGATAAAAGAGTCTGGACTGGAAAAGTTGATTCGAGAAACGTATCATCTATTAGGTCTTATTACCTATTTCACCGCAGGTCCAAAAGAAGTAAAGGCATGGACGATTACACAGGGAACGAAGGCGCCGCAGGCCGCGGGGGTGATTCATTCTGATTTTGAGCGAGGATTTATCTGCGCTGAAACATACAACTATAATGATCTTATTGCGATGGGTTCCGAACACAAGGTAAAAGAAAAAGGACTTTTAAGACGTGAGGGAAAGGAATACGTTGTGAAGGATGGGGATATTATGCATTTCAGATTTAATGTGTGAGAATTTCTGTAAGTCATTAGTCTGCATGCGTTACAACTCGTTTGTATGTGTGCAAGTCGTACCTGAGTCGTACCTGGTTAAATCGCTGAGATATACTCGTCTGTAAGACTATAAACAAAAATAGCTTGGTATGTCCTTTTTGACATACCAAGCTATTTTTTTCCCTCTACAATAAACCCCTTACACTTTTTTCATTATTGGTCAATCTCACCTGTGTTTGCCTATTTCTGGTACCATTTTCCGGCCGGATTTTGTAACCATTCTCCCTTCCTTGCTTTAATGGCAATCTGCTGTGCCCTGCGCTGCCCCACTTGCTCTATATTTGCTCCTTCTTTTTTAGCAATTGATTCATAAACCTTTCTTCTATCCTGATTTTCTGCCTGAACGATGTCCTCTTTTTCGCGCCTTCCACCAATAAATTGCAAATATCCCGTATTGTTCTCACCGATTATTCCTTTGGACTTTAATTCAACAATAATGGGAAGACGTTTTTCCATTTGTCTTTTTATTGCACTCAGATCATCAGCAACTGCTGAAACATTTGCAAAAAAACCTCCGAATATCATAATGATCAGAAGAGAAACATACATTTTTAATTTCATTTTTTTCTCCTTCGTTTGAGAATTTTAACTTTCGAGAGATAACTATTGAGCAGGCTCAGACACTTCATCGGTTTTTTCACCACCAACTTTTTGTGCAGCTTCGTCTAAATTGCCAAAGAAGTTTTCAAGTTCCCGATCAATTCTAACATTCACGTCGATGGTGATTTGCATTGGCTTTACGTCTACTTCTACTTTGTGTTCAGTTTTACATCCGTGTAAAAAAATAAAAAATACTGCGCAAGAAACTGCAAAGACTCTTTTCATTCATCCTTCTCCTTACGATTATTTCAATTATTCGGTACAATAAAAGCATACTTCTCTGTCATTATTATTCCTCCTTATTGGTATCAGTATTTTACAATTACTCAGAGTGCAATAATTCACTCATTCCGGCACCGTAATACAACATTTTATCGAGGGGCAGTTTAAAATTGATATTAAACCGTATTCCCTGAAAATGTGCCCTCGGCTCTTCTATTTTTACGAGGCCCTTTGCTTTACTAAAACCAAATGGTAATAAATCGGCAGGCCTTCCGTCCATCTGCATTCGTACCATAAGGTCATCACCCTGGCTCATCAATGAAAGCTTTGCCCAGTCATATTGAAAATTTTTCAGGGCTTCCTGGGCAATTTGCATTTGAATACTCTGCTGAACACCCGATGTTCCTGATACGAGTGTATCGGTACGAAAACTAATGGTACCTTTTTCTCCGGGTGTAGAATAAAGGAAACCATCATGGACTTTTATTTTCCCCTCTTTATAACTTATTGGGATCCTTCCAT
This sequence is a window from Candidatus Brocadia sp.. Protein-coding genes within it:
- a CDS encoding peptidyl-prolyl cis-trans isomerase codes for the protein MKKIVAILIIALFCVAQAAWANPSSPRVRLETNKGAIILELDSKAAPKTVENFLCYVKDGFYNGTIFHRVIKGFMIQGGGLTDDMRERPTGSPIANEADNGLKNRRGTVAMARTMDPHSATVQFFINTVDNAFLDHKGKTTNGWGYCVFGKVVEGMNVVDTIENLPTTTKSGFQDVPTSPVVIEKAMTQE
- a CDS encoding J domain-containing protein; this encodes MKGLIGFILIIIIFLLLLLLAFGLLRVALITLPACGVAICVMLLTLYLFRAVKIHRLNSHGTLAKVVIVQFDGQKLNWDLEESQIELYAKTKLATFLSIILGITSIWSILSIIYKKGAFNGLTGFSSDVNLAIGYIISGVVLIVTIFKAKPGETLKDAIWERASHLVRQTNTQLERIKELCSLETSIKSIAYQLKVSFPIDFKTEIQEFVNTHKNELLSDTSAVNNLIIENIKRAEEDRIYLEKANNHYRAAMKLYTVVAIEVNWTGSMPLIKEMEYDYEGLTSENLKSLLWNRKWDDFHDIVNEIMRDLQRLRELAIKYQEEGYKEGANGYKKETDEEKAYRIMEISPAASDEQIKKAYRELVLNYHPDNAEQTTLGIKKLAEERFKEINWAYDFLKGIRNFC
- a CDS encoding VWA domain-containing protein → MKYMDDKKSIINLTNTDNTPASFQQKNWVKKLVAASGKPVVPRTSGKIVYLLVDCSGSMAEGNKIAQAKKGAIGFAKEAQRMEYSVGLIQFASHAESVLEPQNELTSLNIKVEKLSANGSTNMAAAIQIAGDKLLEKAGEKVICVVTDGMPDDKKATLEAANEIRMQGVEIMTIGTDGADKEFLEELATRKELSLKVLRDQLERGIVSMAKMLPQKMDSQKL
- the ychF gene encoding redox-regulated ATPase YchF, with the translated sequence MGLNCGIVGLPNVGKSTIFNALTSAKAASANYPFCTIDPNVGVVAVPDRRLDKIAEIITTEKIVPTTVEFVDIAGLVKGASQGEGLGNQFLGHIKNVNAILHVVRCFEKSDIIHVEGGIHPIRDIEIINTELILADMDTVEKRLLKNERLLKTGDKNIIAAVGVLKKVRDGLNGNKPVRLLSLSDEERKLIEDMHLMTEKPVLYVVNVFDFEKDKQYIEEVGNYAKQENSKCVVISGDIESEIAQMESTERKTYYEEMGIKESGLEKLIRETYHLLGLITYFTAGPKEVKAWTITQGTKAPQAAGVIHSDFERGFICAETYNYNDLIAMGSEHKVKEKGLLRREGKEYVVKDGDIMHFRFNV
- a CDS encoding DUF1318 domain-containing protein → MKLKMYVSLLIIMIFGGFFANVSAVADDLSAIKRQMEKRLPIIVELKSKGIIGENNTGYLQFIGGRREKEDIVQAENQDRRKVYESIAKKEGANIEQVGQRRAQQIAIKARKGEWLQNPAGKWYQK